In a genomic window of Roseiflexus castenholzii DSM 13941:
- the tsaE gene encoding tRNA (adenosine(37)-N6)-threonylcarbamoyltransferase complex ATPase subunit type 1 TsaE, giving the protein MPMRVRSVVHSPHVLDFVSHSVAQTIRIGQRLGELLQHGDVVALRGDLGAGKTHLIKGIVQGLGSTDVVNSPSFVLINQYRAGAQRGGMPIYHADLYRIERPAELYGVGLEEALDGDGVCLIEWAERAEALLPDDRLDVHLSHLSETKRVVRFTPCGRRYEALVDTLKKTAFT; this is encoded by the coding sequence ATGCCTATGAGGGTACGAAGCGTTGTCCATTCGCCGCATGTCCTCGATTTTGTTTCGCATAGCGTCGCACAGACGATACGCATTGGTCAGCGCCTGGGTGAGTTGTTGCAACACGGCGATGTTGTGGCGCTTCGCGGCGATCTTGGCGCCGGGAAAACGCACCTGATCAAGGGGATCGTTCAGGGTCTCGGCTCGACCGATGTGGTCAACAGTCCAAGTTTCGTGCTGATCAATCAGTATCGTGCCGGCGCACAGCGTGGTGGGATGCCGATTTACCATGCCGATCTCTACCGTATTGAGCGACCTGCTGAACTGTACGGCGTTGGGTTGGAAGAAGCGCTCGACGGTGATGGTGTGTGTCTGATCGAGTGGGCAGAGCGCGCGGAGGCCTTGTTGCCCGACGATCGGCTCGATGTGCATCTCAGCCACCTGAGCGAGACGAAGCGCGTGGTGCGTTTCACGCCGTGCGGTCGGCGGTATGAAGCGCTGGTCGATACGTTGAAGAAGACGGCGTTCACCTGA
- a CDS encoding DUF433 domain-containing protein: protein MNMLLSRITIDPDICHGKSVIRGLRYPVETILEMLSSGMTIDEILADYEDLERDDILAALTFAAQLSRVKRLELVTA from the coding sequence ATGAACATGCTCCTGAGTCGCATCACCATCGACCCCGACATATGCCATGGCAAGTCTGTCATTCGTGGATTGCGCTATCCCGTTGAAACAATCCTGGAAATGCTGAGCTCAGGAATGACCATTGACGAGATCCTTGCAGATTACGAAGATCTTGAGCGTGACGATATTCTTGCTGCGCTGACATTTGCGGCGCAGTTGAGTCGGGTCAAGCGTCTGGAGCTAGTAACAGCATGA
- a CDS encoding DUF5107 domain-containing protein, protein MKPLLALLIAVVLLLPAAPVSASPLPDGFADSAFAALWMRTDRAVATGAVQRSWTYGASPGEVRYEYFQGAPGDVRLVQYFDKARMEINDPNGNRRSPWFVTGGRLVVELITGRIQTGFESFEQRAPAAIPVAGDPVDNPQAPTYAQLAAYVSFDGGGRAPRRIGEPVSTLLDPDGLAERQDLALPATTIVRYESVTGHNVPRVFRDFMAAAPVDALFAFGYPISEPYWALVRVGGNAMPVMFQAFERRVLTYNPANPPRWQVEMGNVGQHYVLWRYGRPLRYAAPPFSGVRIRETTLTIPTYDYHQALVSTNPGDSIYPYPRLDPARVGPPQPRAYRVIVVENRFLELTFLPELGGRLYRAVVKSTAQHGFYRNPVIKPAPFGQRGWWLGAGGLEWAAPTEEHGYLEAFPWDMAVERQTNAIIVRLTTTERQRGLDMTATVTLRADEGFFRTQLAARNVSANPQPLQMWMNAALASTANRVGPAARFVVPVDRMIVHATEDRDLPPPRATVGWPRHNQRDLSRPSTWNGYVGLFAAQPVRFAGFYDSQADTGMVALSDVGFAGTKVFAFSKNFDRRLFTDDGSDYAELWVGAQPTFWDDPLLNAGDQRAILASWMPLQGLGDLAAASESGAVGVQRRSDGVLIVSVVPACVQAAAPVRVLLDGREVFRSAPIALRPDLPLTIELPPGRADGTLRVETGAWTLETTLGS, encoded by the coding sequence ATGAAACCGCTCCTGGCGCTCCTCATTGCTGTCGTACTGCTGCTTCCCGCCGCGCCGGTCTCAGCCTCCCCCCTACCCGATGGATTCGCCGACTCCGCCTTTGCCGCGCTCTGGATGCGCACCGACCGGGCTGTTGCGACCGGTGCAGTGCAGCGCTCGTGGACGTATGGCGCCTCTCCCGGCGAGGTGCGGTATGAATATTTCCAGGGCGCACCGGGCGATGTGCGCCTGGTGCAGTATTTCGATAAGGCGCGGATGGAGATCAATGATCCGAATGGCAATCGGCGCTCTCCCTGGTTCGTCACCGGCGGACGGTTGGTGGTCGAACTGATTACCGGCAGGATTCAGACCGGCTTCGAGTCCTTTGAGCAGCGCGCGCCCGCCGCCATTCCGGTCGCCGGCGATCCGGTCGATAATCCGCAGGCGCCGACGTATGCGCAACTCGCCGCATATGTCTCGTTCGATGGCGGCGGGCGCGCGCCCCGACGTATCGGCGAACCGGTGAGCACTCTGCTCGATCCCGACGGTCTCGCCGAACGACAGGACCTGGCGCTGCCGGCAACGACGATTGTGCGCTATGAGTCGGTGACGGGCCATAATGTGCCGCGTGTCTTCCGCGATTTTATGGCGGCAGCGCCGGTAGATGCGCTCTTCGCCTTCGGATATCCGATCAGCGAGCCGTACTGGGCGCTGGTTCGCGTTGGCGGGAATGCAATGCCGGTGATGTTTCAAGCGTTCGAGCGCCGCGTGCTTACCTACAATCCTGCCAATCCGCCGCGCTGGCAGGTCGAGATGGGGAATGTTGGTCAGCATTACGTTCTCTGGCGCTATGGGCGCCCGCTGCGCTACGCGGCGCCGCCCTTCTCCGGCGTGCGTATTCGCGAGACAACGCTCACCATTCCGACCTACGACTATCATCAGGCGCTGGTATCGACGAATCCCGGCGACTCGATCTATCCCTATCCGCGCCTCGATCCGGCGCGCGTCGGTCCGCCGCAGCCGCGCGCCTATCGCGTCATCGTGGTCGAAAATCGCTTCCTGGAACTGACCTTCCTCCCTGAACTCGGCGGACGGTTGTACCGCGCGGTCGTCAAATCCACTGCTCAGCACGGGTTCTACCGGAACCCGGTGATCAAACCGGCGCCGTTTGGTCAGCGCGGTTGGTGGTTGGGCGCCGGTGGGTTGGAATGGGCTGCGCCAACCGAAGAACATGGCTACCTGGAAGCCTTCCCCTGGGATATGGCGGTTGAGCGCCAGACCAACGCGATTATCGTGCGCCTGACGACGACTGAACGCCAGCGCGGTCTGGACATGACTGCTACTGTCACCCTGCGCGCCGATGAGGGTTTCTTCCGAACGCAACTTGCAGCGCGTAACGTATCTGCCAACCCGCAACCGCTGCAAATGTGGATGAATGCTGCGCTTGCCTCCACTGCCAATCGGGTTGGACCTGCGGCGCGTTTCGTTGTGCCTGTCGATCGGATGATCGTTCACGCCACTGAAGACCGCGATCTGCCGCCGCCGCGCGCCACGGTCGGTTGGCCCCGCCATAATCAGCGCGACCTGTCGCGCCCTTCGACATGGAACGGGTATGTGGGATTGTTCGCCGCGCAACCGGTGCGCTTTGCCGGGTTCTACGACTCTCAGGCGGATACGGGGATGGTTGCGCTGTCCGACGTCGGGTTTGCCGGGACGAAAGTGTTTGCGTTCAGCAAGAACTTCGACCGCCGCCTGTTCACCGACGATGGGAGCGATTATGCCGAACTCTGGGTCGGCGCGCAGCCGACATTCTGGGACGATCCGTTGCTGAATGCCGGTGATCAGCGTGCGATCCTCGCTAGTTGGATGCCATTGCAGGGGTTGGGCGATCTTGCGGCAGCGAGCGAGTCCGGCGCGGTTGGCGTGCAGCGTCGATCTGATGGTGTGCTGATCGTCAGCGTGGTTCCGGCGTGTGTTCAGGCGGCGGCGCCGGTGCGCGTTCTCCTTGACGGGCGCGAGGTGTTTCGCAGCGCGCCGATTGCGCTGCGCCCCGACTTGCCGTTGACCATCGAGTTGCCGCCGGGTCGTGCGGATGGTACACTGCGTGTCGAGACAGGCGCATGGACGCTGGAAACGACGCTCGGTTCGTAA
- the tsaB gene encoding tRNA (adenosine(37)-N6)-threonylcarbamoyltransferase complex dimerization subunit type 1 TsaB produces the protein MLLAIDTSTADAGIACYDGERGALGECVWRAGRDHTAQLLPQIDLLLRHIRCARSDIRAVAVALGPGSWSGLRVGMSVAKGFALARDLPLIGIGTLQAVAYQHRVAHLRVVPVINLGRGRVAALANDAQEPQNLTIADLAATINEPALFCGDVDAEFQAMLRRLLPNRAHFPSPAANVRRPAYLAELAWKRLIAGECDRVATLEPIYLGQPVKTVG, from the coding sequence ATGTTGCTTGCAATCGACACATCGACTGCGGACGCCGGTATTGCCTGCTACGATGGAGAGCGTGGCGCGCTGGGCGAATGCGTCTGGCGCGCCGGGCGCGACCATACGGCGCAACTTCTGCCACAGATCGATCTGTTGCTGCGCCACATTCGTTGTGCGCGCAGCGATATTCGGGCGGTCGCCGTAGCGTTGGGACCGGGGAGTTGGAGTGGATTGCGGGTGGGTATGAGCGTTGCCAAGGGGTTTGCGCTGGCGCGCGATCTGCCGCTTATTGGCATCGGTACGCTTCAAGCGGTGGCGTATCAGCACCGTGTTGCGCACTTGCGGGTCGTTCCTGTCATCAATCTGGGGCGCGGGAGAGTAGCGGCGCTTGCCAATGATGCGCAAGAACCGCAGAACCTTACCATCGCCGATCTTGCGGCGACGATCAACGAACCGGCGCTCTTCTGCGGTGATGTTGACGCTGAATTTCAGGCGATGCTGCGTCGCCTGTTGCCCAATCGGGCGCACTTTCCGTCGCCCGCAGCGAATGTACGCCGTCCTGCATATCTGGCGGAACTGGCATGGAAACGCCTGATTGCTGGCGAATGCGACCGCGTCGCTACACTCGAACCGATCTATCTTGGGCAGCCGGTTAAGACGGTTGGTTGA
- a CDS encoding DUF5615 family PIN-like protein — MAPSRSPTRRHSHLDLPDGNRSTDSEINAVSLREKRIVVTKDVDFVSSFLLTRQPHKLLVVSTGNITNADLAALFIRAIPAIVEAFQTHHYVELTRTALIIHM, encoded by the coding sequence CTGGCGCCTTCGAGAAGCCCGACACGACGCCATTCACACCTTGATCTTCCTGACGGTAATCGCTCGACAGATAGCGAAATCAATGCGGTCTCTCTCCGCGAAAAGCGCATCGTTGTAACCAAAGACGTTGACTTCGTGAGTTCTTTTCTTCTAACCCGCCAACCCCACAAACTTCTGGTTGTATCCACCGGCAACATTACGAATGCTGACCTCGCAGCCTTATTCATCCGCGCCATTCCAGCAATCGTCGAAGCGTTTCAGACGCATCACTATGTTGAACTCACTCGTACTGCCCTTATCATTCATATGTGA
- a CDS encoding DUF711 family protein, which yields MRIRTLTVGACEDDVARVARAVQEARRRLEDAGYVVQTVRLALDTSGTNRYADVAAALRCAEVLALDAGFDYVSVGRVDVDRLASLAEALAATAIVFASARIAGRNGNVNAAATAAAARVVAALASATPNGFGNLRFAALASVAPGSPFFPASYHSGGEPWLAVGPEAAALAVEAAREIEDDGASASVQVVAARTRRFAESLAARIAEHDARIRGALQGVDEAYGIYVAGCDWSLAPHPDVTCSIGAAIECVSGVPFGEPGTLSVIRACTDAIRAARVMLVGFSGVMLPVLEDALLAQRNAEGRYGWRDLLAFSAVCGTGLDTIPLPGDASVGQIEGMLTEVAALAGALRKPLTARLMPIPGLRAGDMTAFDFPYFVNTRIMTI from the coding sequence ATGCGCATTCGCACATTGACGGTCGGCGCCTGTGAGGATGATGTCGCACGTGTGGCGCGGGCAGTTCAGGAGGCACGGCGGCGACTCGAAGATGCTGGATATGTGGTGCAAACCGTGCGTCTGGCGCTCGATACAAGTGGGACGAACCGCTACGCTGATGTTGCGGCGGCGCTGCGCTGCGCTGAGGTGCTGGCGCTCGATGCCGGGTTCGATTATGTGTCCGTCGGTCGGGTTGATGTTGACCGTCTGGCATCGCTTGCCGAAGCTCTGGCGGCAACAGCGATCGTGTTCGCCTCGGCGCGCATTGCCGGGCGCAACGGGAACGTGAATGCTGCGGCGACCGCAGCCGCTGCGCGTGTCGTCGCTGCGCTGGCGTCGGCAACGCCGAACGGGTTCGGCAATCTGCGGTTTGCGGCATTGGCGTCGGTTGCGCCAGGATCGCCGTTTTTTCCGGCGAGTTACCATAGCGGCGGCGAACCATGGCTCGCCGTCGGTCCAGAGGCAGCGGCGCTGGCGGTGGAAGCGGCCCGTGAAATCGAGGATGATGGCGCATCCGCGTCGGTTCAGGTGGTCGCCGCCAGAACCCGGCGCTTCGCGGAAAGTCTGGCAGCGCGGATCGCGGAACACGATGCGCGCATCCGTGGCGCGCTTCAAGGGGTCGATGAGGCGTATGGCATCTATGTCGCGGGATGCGACTGGTCGCTCGCGCCGCATCCCGATGTGACGTGCAGTATTGGCGCCGCCATCGAGTGCGTCAGCGGCGTGCCGTTTGGCGAACCCGGCACGCTGTCAGTGATTCGCGCCTGTACCGATGCCATCCGCGCGGCGCGAGTCATGCTCGTCGGGTTTAGTGGGGTGATGCTGCCGGTGCTAGAGGATGCGCTACTGGCTCAGCGCAACGCCGAAGGGCGCTATGGCTGGCGCGACCTGCTGGCGTTCAGCGCGGTGTGCGGCACAGGTCTCGACACGATTCCGCTGCCGGGAGACGCTTCCGTCGGGCAGATCGAAGGCATGCTGACGGAGGTCGCGGCGCTGGCGGGTGCGTTGCGCAAGCCGCTTACAGCGCGCTTGATGCCCATCCCCGGCTTGCGCGCAGGTGATATGACAGCGTTCGATTTTCCGTACTTCGTCAATACCCGCATTATGACGATCTGA
- a CDS encoding 2-hydroxyacid dehydrogenase: MDVLVYDAHSYDRTFLDAANQGRHRLTYTAAQLDVQTAALAQGFPAICCFVNDQATAEVIERLAAGGTRLIAQRSTGYNNIDLIAAEQYGITAMRVSYYSPYSVAEFAVGLLQTLNRRIHRAYNRTREFNFRLAGLLGRDIHGSTVGVVGTGKIGAVFASIMHGFGCSLLGYDVTHNPDCLALGMRYVPLEELLRASDIVSLHVPLLPETYHMINRETLALMKPDAFLINTSRGGLIDTDALIETLRAGRIAGVGLDVYEEEEGVFFHDLSDRVITDDTLARLMTFPNVLVTGHQAFFTREAMTTIAETTIRNITDFEEGRENENILRPRR, translated from the coding sequence ATGGACGTTCTCGTATACGATGCTCACTCCTACGACCGGACGTTTCTGGACGCCGCCAATCAGGGGCGGCACCGTCTGACGTATACTGCTGCGCAGCTCGACGTGCAGACAGCGGCGCTGGCGCAGGGGTTTCCGGCAATCTGCTGCTTCGTGAACGATCAGGCGACGGCAGAGGTCATCGAGCGCCTGGCGGCTGGCGGCACCCGCCTGATCGCGCAGCGTTCTACCGGCTACAACAATATTGATCTGATTGCGGCGGAGCAGTATGGCATCACCGCGATGCGCGTCAGTTACTACTCACCCTACTCGGTTGCAGAGTTCGCCGTTGGGTTGCTGCAAACGCTCAACCGGCGCATCCATCGCGCCTACAACCGCACCCGCGAGTTCAACTTCCGCCTTGCAGGACTGCTCGGACGTGACATCCATGGATCGACGGTCGGTGTGGTCGGCACCGGCAAGATCGGTGCGGTCTTTGCGAGCATTATGCATGGCTTTGGCTGTTCGCTGCTCGGCTACGATGTGACGCACAATCCTGACTGCCTGGCGCTGGGGATGCGCTATGTTCCGCTTGAAGAACTGTTACGCGCGTCCGACATCGTGAGCCTGCACGTGCCGCTGCTGCCGGAGACATACCATATGATCAACCGCGAGACGCTGGCGCTGATGAAGCCGGACGCTTTTCTGATCAACACCAGTCGTGGTGGACTGATCGACACCGATGCCCTGATCGAGACGTTGCGCGCCGGACGCATTGCGGGGGTTGGGCTTGATGTGTATGAAGAGGAAGAAGGGGTGTTCTTCCACGACCTCTCCGACCGGGTGATCACCGATGATACGCTGGCTCGCCTGATGACCTTCCCGAATGTGCTCGTCACAGGGCATCAGGCATTCTTTACTCGTGAGGCGATGACGACAATTGCGGAGACAACGATCCGCAACATTACCGACTTCGAGGAAGGGCGTGAGAATGAGAACATTCTGCGACCGAGGAGGTGA
- the pgi gene encoding glucose-6-phosphate isomerase gives MTLLTQIPEWRALETHYRAIRDVHLRRLFAEDPGRGERMTAEAAGLFFDYSKNRVTDETLRLLMALAEARGLRARIDAMFRGERINITENRAVLHVALRAPRGAVILVDGVNVVPDVHAVLDRMAAFAEQVRSGAWSGFTGKPIRNIVNIGIGGSDLGPVMAYEALRSYSRRNLTLRFVSNIDGNDFAEATRDLDPAETLFIVASKTFTTLETMTNARTARAWLLAALGDDAAVARHFVAVSTNAAEVAKFGIDTANMFGFWDWVGGRYSMTSAIGLSTMIALGPDHFRDMLAGFHAMDEHFRTAPFDRNLPVIHGLLTVWYANFFGVETVAILPYDNYLKRFPAYLQQLTMESNGKSVTLSGEPVTYQTGPIYWGEPGTNGQHSFYQLIHQGTRLVLCDFIGFAETLNPLGAHHDLLMANMFAQAEALAFGKTTEEALAEGTPAWLAPHRTFPGNRPSNTFLAERLTPAVLGALVALYEHSVFTQGAIWDINSFDQWGVELGKVLAGRIAPELMSEVAPSPAHDSSTNALIRRYRAWRGRAL, from the coding sequence ATGACGTTGCTGACGCAGATCCCTGAGTGGCGCGCGCTCGAGACGCACTACCGGGCGATCCGTGATGTGCATCTGCGCCGGTTGTTTGCCGAAGACCCCGGTCGCGGCGAGCGCATGACCGCTGAAGCCGCCGGTCTGTTTTTCGACTATTCTAAGAACCGGGTGACTGACGAGACGCTGCGCCTGTTGATGGCGCTCGCTGAAGCGCGCGGCTTGCGCGCCCGCATCGATGCAATGTTTCGCGGTGAGCGGATCAACATCACCGAGAACCGTGCCGTTCTGCACGTTGCACTGCGCGCGCCACGCGGCGCGGTCATTCTGGTTGATGGCGTGAATGTGGTTCCTGATGTGCATGCCGTGCTCGACCGCATGGCAGCATTCGCCGAACAGGTGCGCAGCGGCGCCTGGAGCGGGTTCACCGGCAAGCCGATCCGCAATATCGTCAACATTGGCATCGGCGGTTCCGACCTGGGACCGGTGATGGCGTATGAGGCGCTACGCTCCTATAGTCGCCGCAATCTAACATTGCGCTTTGTATCGAATATCGACGGCAACGATTTTGCCGAGGCGACGCGCGACCTCGATCCGGCGGAGACGCTGTTCATCGTGGCGTCGAAGACCTTTACGACCCTCGAAACGATGACCAATGCGCGCACGGCGCGCGCCTGGTTGCTGGCGGCGCTCGGCGATGACGCCGCAGTGGCGCGCCATTTCGTCGCCGTCTCGACGAATGCCGCCGAGGTGGCGAAGTTCGGCATCGACACGGCGAACATGTTCGGTTTCTGGGATTGGGTCGGCGGGCGTTACTCGATGACGTCGGCGATCGGTCTTTCGACGATGATTGCACTCGGTCCCGACCACTTCCGTGATATGCTCGCCGGTTTCCACGCTATGGACGAGCACTTCCGCACTGCGCCGTTCGATCGTAATCTGCCGGTGATCCATGGGTTGCTGACGGTCTGGTATGCGAACTTTTTTGGCGTCGAGACGGTTGCCATTCTTCCCTACGACAACTACCTCAAGCGCTTTCCTGCCTACCTGCAACAGCTGACGATGGAGAGCAACGGCAAGTCGGTGACGCTGTCGGGCGAGCCGGTGACGTATCAGACCGGACCGATCTACTGGGGGGAGCCTGGCACGAATGGTCAGCACTCGTTCTACCAGTTGATCCACCAGGGTACGCGGTTGGTGCTGTGCGATTTCATTGGTTTTGCCGAAACGCTCAACCCGCTTGGCGCCCACCACGATCTGTTGATGGCGAACATGTTCGCCCAGGCGGAGGCGCTGGCGTTCGGCAAAACTACCGAGGAGGCGCTGGCAGAGGGAACACCGGCGTGGCTCGCACCGCATCGCACCTTCCCAGGTAACCGTCCGTCGAATACGTTTCTGGCGGAGCGGTTGACGCCAGCCGTTCTTGGCGCCCTTGTGGCGCTCTATGAGCATAGTGTCTTTACGCAGGGCGCAATCTGGGATATCAATTCCTTCGATCAATGGGGCGTCGAGTTGGGCAAAGTGCTGGCGGGGCGCATCGCGCCGGAGTTAATGAGCGAGGTTGCGCCATCACCGGCGCACGACAGTTCGACCAATGCCCTCATCCGGCGCTATCGTGCATGGCGCGGACGCGCGTTGTAG
- a CDS encoding aldehyde ferredoxin oxidoreductase family protein — protein MPLQALRVALTDQRVMTEYLPAEVEQRFLGGRGAAAWLLARWVPSKIGPLAPANLLIFSAGPLAGVTFGGLTVTTRSPITNSVSHGWASGRWGAHLRRAGYDLLILEGQSPDWCWIRIDGSQVDILPATRLLGLDTQATNQALRRDLGDEYAVLCIGPAGEAGVAYSAIVAEGAFAVEPAGAGAIMARKRVKAIAVRGAHPCPVADRQRLDQALESINRRIAASDVAAGFRQYGSLCYAQRAEELGALSARNGQSHTVSHASAISRTALAQRGRRESRGCEGCLLACHSAYIRKNGEPVAYPDLEALAGFGWRCGLSTPDAIILVNDLCLRLGLDVSETSAALAFVMECRERGLIHAGNLAWGDLESVVGALRRLGQRQEKRDILSLGVGEMQEVYYGSSAFAPQVRQLAFPALDPRALPEIALADATAPIGGDYRYAMIYEPFLVEPPVWLPTDPSNPHSIQGVVPRLIWHERFAAAVDAAGLCRRLALLAYQIAPAELNELLAATLGRSFTSVDVAKIGERIVTLERWLAVQYGAGRDTLPHRWTEEPLEDGPAAGKLPLLNDMLAEYYRRHGWDEQGRPSEARLTELGITLPA, from the coding sequence ATGCCGCTGCAAGCACTCCGCGTTGCACTGACCGATCAGCGCGTAATGACAGAGTATTTGCCTGCTGAGGTGGAACAACGCTTCCTCGGCGGGCGCGGCGCCGCCGCCTGGCTCCTTGCCCGATGGGTTCCTTCGAAGATTGGCCCGCTGGCGCCTGCTAATCTCCTGATCTTTAGCGCCGGACCGCTTGCGGGGGTGACGTTCGGTGGATTAACCGTTACGACGCGCTCGCCGATTACCAATTCGGTTTCGCACGGGTGGGCGTCAGGAAGGTGGGGAGCGCACCTGCGTCGTGCCGGGTACGATCTGCTGATCCTCGAAGGGCAAAGCCCCGATTGGTGCTGGATTCGAATCGATGGATCGCAGGTGGATATTCTTCCGGCGACGCGCCTCCTCGGTCTCGATACGCAAGCGACGAATCAGGCGTTGCGCCGGGATCTCGGTGATGAGTATGCTGTGCTCTGCATCGGACCGGCGGGGGAAGCGGGTGTTGCGTATAGCGCTATTGTCGCAGAAGGCGCGTTCGCAGTCGAACCGGCAGGCGCCGGCGCGATCATGGCGCGCAAGCGCGTGAAGGCCATCGCCGTGCGTGGCGCGCACCCATGCCCGGTTGCCGACCGGCAGCGGCTCGATCAGGCGCTGGAAAGCATCAACCGACGCATTGCCGCCAGCGATGTCGCAGCCGGTTTTCGTCAGTATGGCAGCCTGTGCTATGCGCAGCGCGCCGAAGAACTGGGCGCCTTGAGCGCGCGCAATGGGCAATCCCATACTGTGTCGCATGCCAGCGCGATCAGTCGAACAGCGCTGGCACAGCGCGGTCGGCGCGAATCACGCGGTTGCGAAGGATGTCTGCTGGCATGTCATAGTGCGTATATCCGCAAAAATGGCGAACCGGTCGCCTATCCCGATCTGGAGGCGCTCGCTGGCTTTGGCTGGCGGTGCGGGTTATCCACTCCTGATGCGATTATTCTCGTTAACGATCTCTGCCTGCGCCTTGGTCTCGATGTGTCGGAAACCAGCGCGGCGCTGGCGTTTGTGATGGAGTGCCGCGAGCGTGGGTTGATCCATGCCGGCAATCTGGCATGGGGCGATCTCGAATCGGTGGTCGGCGCTCTTCGCCGCCTGGGGCAGCGCCAGGAAAAGCGCGATATTCTGTCGCTGGGCGTCGGCGAAATGCAGGAGGTATACTACGGAAGTAGTGCATTTGCGCCACAAGTGCGTCAACTTGCGTTCCCGGCGCTCGATCCGCGCGCGTTGCCCGAAATCGCCCTGGCAGACGCCACTGCACCGATTGGCGGCGACTACCGTTACGCGATGATCTACGAGCCGTTCCTCGTCGAACCGCCTGTCTGGCTTCCCACTGACCCCAGCAATCCCCACTCGATCCAGGGCGTCGTCCCACGCTTGATCTGGCACGAACGGTTTGCGGCGGCGGTCGATGCCGCAGGATTGTGTCGTCGCCTGGCGCTGCTGGCGTATCAGATCGCTCCTGCCGAACTGAATGAACTTCTGGCTGCAACGCTTGGGCGATCCTTCACCAGTGTCGATGTGGCGAAGATTGGGGAACGGATCGTTACGCTCGAACGCTGGCTGGCGGTTCAGTATGGCGCGGGACGCGATACGCTGCCGCATCGCTGGACGGAAGAACCGCTCGAAGACGGTCCGGCGGCAGGAAAGTTGCCGCTGCTGAATGACATGCTGGCGGAGTATTACCGTCGTCACGGTTGGGATGAACAGGGACGCCCCTCGGAAGCGCGCCTGACTGAGTTGGGGATCACCCTGCCTGCCTGA